The Oncorhynchus tshawytscha isolate Ot180627B linkage group LG12, Otsh_v2.0, whole genome shotgun sequence genome includes a window with the following:
- the LOC112262611 gene encoding ATP synthase subunit alpha, mitochondrial, producing MLSVRVAAALARSLPRRAGFVSKNVAAASVGVNHLHTHRPCLAAKTGTAEVSSILEEKILGADTSADLEETGRVLSIGDGIARVYGLRNVQAEEMVEFSSGLKGMSLNLEPDNVGVVVFGNDKLIKEGDIVKRTGAIVDVPVGEELLGRVVDALGNAIDGKGPLGSSIRRRVGLKAPGIIPRISVKEPMQTGIKAVDSLVPIGRGQRELIIGDRQTGKTAIAIDTIINQRRFNEGKDEKKKLYCIYVAIGQKRSTVAQLVKRLTDADAMKYTIVVSATASDAAPLQYLAPYSGCSMGEFFRDNGKHGLIIYDDLSKQAVAYRQMSLLLRRPPGREAYPGDVFYLHSRLLERAAKMHDNFGGGSLTALPVIETQAGDVSAYIPTNVISITDGQIFLETELFYKGIRPAINVGLSVSRVGSAAQTKAMKQVAGTMKLELAQYREVAAFAQFGSDLDAATQQLLNRGVRLTELLKQGQYCPMAIEEQVTVIYAGVRGHLDKMDPSKITRFEKAFLGHVLSQHQDLLTTIRTDGMISPTADAKLKEIVLTFLSSFE from the exons ATGTTATCCGTGCGAGTTGCAGCGGCTCTGGCCAGAAGCCTGCCCAGACGGGCTGGATTT GTGTCCAAGAATGTTGCCGCCGCCAGTGTAGGAGTGAATCACCTTCATACACACAGACCATGTCTTGCTGCAAAGACTG GCACGGCTGAGGTGTCCTCAATCTTGGAGGAGAAGATCCTGGGGGCTGACACAAGTGCTGATCTGGAGGAGACTGGCCGTGTGCTCTCCATCGGTGATGGTATTGCCAGAGTGTACGGTCTCAGGAATGTTCAGGCTGAGGAGATGGTGGAGTTCTCCTCTGGGCTCAAG GGTATGTCTCTGAACTTGGAGCCTGACAATGTTGGTGTTGTGGTGTTCGGTAATGACAAGCTGATCAAAGAGGGTGACATCGTGAAGAGGACTGGTGCCATCGTGGACGTGCCAGTTGGTGAAGAGTTGCTGGGTCGCGTGGTGGATGCATTGGGCAATGCAATCGATGGAAAG GGTCCTCTTGGGTCTAGCATCCGTAGGCGTGTGGGTCTGAAGGCCCCTGGCATCATCCCCCGTATCTCTGTGAAGGAACCGATGCAGACTGGCATCAAGGCCGTGGACAGCCTGGTGCCCATTGGGCGTGGCCAGCGTGAGCTGATCATCGGTGACCGGCAGACTGG CAAAACCGCTATTGCCATTGACACCATCATCAACCAGCGACGTTTCAACGAAGGCAAAGATGAGAAGAAGAAGCTGTACTGTATCTACGTTGCCATTGGCCAGAAGAGATCCACTGTGGCGCAGCTGGTGAAGAGGTTGACTGATGCTGATGCTATGAAGTACACCATTGTGGTTTCTGCTACAGCCTCTGATGCTGCTCCCCTGCAGTACTTGGCCCCCTACTCAGGCTGCTCCATGGGAGAGTTCTTCAGGGACAATGGCAAGCATGGCCTCATCATCTATGATGATTTATCCAAGCAG GCTGTAGCCTACCGTCAGATGTCCCTGCTGCTGCGTCGTCCCCCCGGTCGTGAGGCCTACCCCGGTGATGTGTTCTACCTGCACTCCCGTCTGCTGGAGAGGGCCGCCAAGATGCACGACAACTTTGGCGGCGGCTCCCTGACCGCTCTGCCCGTCATTGAGACCCAGGCCGGAGACGTTTCTGCTTACATCCCCACCAACGTCATCTCAATCACTGATGGACAG ATCTTCTTGGAGACTGAGTTGTTCTACAAAGGTATCCGCCCAGCCATCAACGTGGGTCTGTCTGTGTCCAGAGTTGGATCAGCTGCCCAGACCAAGGCCATGAAGCAG GTGGCTGGTACCATGAAGCTGGAGCTGGCCCAGTACCGTGAGGTCGCTGCTTTCGCCCAGTTCGGCTCCGACCTGGACGCTGCCACCCAGCAGCTGCTCAACAGGGGCGTCCGTCTCACCGAGCTGCTTAAGCAGGGACAGTACT GCCCAATGGCCATTGAGGAGCAGGTGACTGTCATCTACGCCGGTGTCAGAGGTCACTTGGACAAGATGGACCCTTCCAAGATCACCAGGTTTGAGAAGGCCTTCCTTGGGCATGTCCTCAGCCAACACCAGGACCTGCTCACCACAATCAG GACTGATGGCATGATCTCACCTACAGCTGATGCCAAACTGAAGGAGATTGTGTTGACCTTCCTCTCCAGCTTTGAATAA
- the LOC112262612 gene encoding LOW QUALITY PROTEIN: E3 ubiquitin-protein ligase RNF165 (The sequence of the model RefSeq protein was modified relative to this genomic sequence to represent the inferred CDS: inserted 1 base in 1 codon) gives MVLVHVGYLVLPVFGSVRNRGSHFNRQQQQHSHATSCRHFQLGPQAQLPIDFPMPHPGQPQSGINPHLAPPGHQHSPQLHPPLNPLPPTPQFQDISAPXFLPQALHQQYLLQQQILETQHRRIMPPSSRHQPHRLRPGYEFASALHIPPQPAAQQPRYLAEGTDWDLSVDAGLPPPQYHIRPLPQHYHHYLTSPRMHHFPRNNASTQVVVHEIRNYPYPQLHLLALQGLNPSRHASAVRESYEELLQLEDRLGSVNRGAVQTTIERFTYPHKYKKRIPQDLKLGLVDEELDTDEKCTICLSMLEDGEDVRRLPCMHLFHQACVDQWLATSRKCPICRVDIETQLAPDS, from the exons ATGGTTTTAGTGCATGTCGGATATCTGGTTCTTCCTGTATTTGGCTCAGTAAGAAATagag GATCCCACTTTAaccggcagcagcagcagcatagccATGCTACCTCTTGCCGGCACTTCCAGCTAGGCCCCCAGGCCCAGCTGCCCATTGACTTCCCAATGCCCCACCCAGGTCAGCCCCAGTCGGGCATCAACCCCCACCTGGCTCCCCCTGGCCATCAGCATTCTCCCCAGCTCCACCCGCCCCTCAACCCCCTACCCCCCACACCCCAGTTCCAGGACATTTCTGCCC CTTTCCTACCTCAGGCCTTACACCAGCAGTACCTCCTCCAGCAGCAGATACTAGAGACCCAGCACCGGCGCATCATGCCACCTTCCAG CAGACACCAGCCCCACAGACTGCGGCCGGGTTACGAGTTTGCTTCCGCCCTCCACATCCCCCCACAGCCTGCGGCCCAGCAGCCTCGCTACCTGGCTGAAGGCACAGACTG GGATTTGAGTGTGGACGCGGGGCTCCCTCCTCCTCAGTACCACATCCGCCCACTGCCCCAGCACTACCATCACTACCTGACATCTCCCAGGATGCATCACTTCCCCAGGAACAATGCCTCCACCCAAGTG GTTGTCCATGAGATCAGAAACTACCCGTATCCTCAGTTACACCTGCTGGCTCTGCAGGGCCTCAACCCCTCCCGCCACGCATCAGCTGTGAGAGAGAGCTATGAG GAGCTACTGCAGCTGGAGGACAGGTTAGGCAGTGTGAACCGAGGGGCTGTCCAGACCACTATTGAAAGGTTTACCTACCCTCACAAATACAAGAAG AGGATACCTCAGGACCTGAAGCTCGGGCTGGTGGATGAGGAACTGGATACAGATGAGAAGTGTACCATCTGTCTATCAAtgctggaggatggagaggatgtcAG GAGATTACCCTGCATGCACCTCTTCCACCAGGCATGTGTGGACCAGTGGCTGGCCACCAGTAGGAAATGCCCCATATGCAGGGTGGACATTGAGACCCAGCTGGCACCAGACAGCTGA